A genome region from Lucilia cuprina isolate Lc7/37 chromosome 3, ASM2204524v1, whole genome shotgun sequence includes the following:
- the LOC111686762 gene encoding coatomer subunit delta, producing the protein MVLIAAAVCTKNGKVIISRQFVEMTKARIEGLLAAFPKLMTAGKQHTYVETDSVRYVYQPMEKLYMLLITTKASNILEDLETLRLFSKVIPEYCHTLEEKEILENAFNLIFAFDEIVALGYRESVNLAQIKTYVEMDSNDEKIYQAVRQSQEREAKQRMREKAKELQRQRMESAKRGGPVGGMGGRSSGGFSSDGFGSNSNSSSGGMGSFSSAPSIEMDTKPMAPKAQKPVSRNALKLGGKTKDVDSFVDQLKSEGEKIANLTPASAGVSAAVASAKAKIVSDIHTESVHLKMEDKLVVRIGRDGGLQQFELSGLLTLHITDENFGRIKVHLENNDAHGIQLQTHPNVDKELFKTRSIIGLKNPAKPFPMNTDVGVLKWRYVTQDDAAIPLTINCWPSENGEGGCDVNIEYELEAQHLELQDVAIIIPLPMNVQPSVAEYDGTYNYDARKHILTWNIPVIDAANKSGSMEFSCNSSIPGDFFPVQVSFVSKTPYAALKAKDVVLVDNDSSVKHSTENILFVDKYEIV; encoded by the exons ATG GTTCTGATAGCGGCAGCGGTGTGTACCAAAAATGGaaaag tgatAATTTCACGTCAATTTGTGGAAATGACTAAGGCGCGCATAGAAGGTTTATTGGCTGCTTTCCCTAAGCTAATGACCGCTGGCAAGCAGCACACCTACGTGGAAACCGATTCAGTGCGATATGTTTACCAACCAATGGAAAAGTTGTACATGCTGTTGATTACCACTAAAGCTAGTAATATTTTGGAGGATTTGGAAACTTTGCGTTTATTCTCCAAGGTTATACCTGAATATTGTCATACTCTTGAAGAGAaggaaattttggaaaatgctttcaatttaatatttgctTTTGATGAAATTGTAGCCTTAGGCTATAGGGAAAGCGTTAATTTGGCACAAATTAAAACGTATGTAGAAATGGACTCCAACGATGAGAAAATCTATCAAGCAGTGCGTCAAAGTCAAGAACGCGAGGCGAAACAAAGAATGCGTGAGAAAGCCAAGGAATTGCAAAGACAGCGCATGGAATCGGCTAAACGTGGTGGTCCGGTGGGCGGCATGGGCGGGCGTTCTAGTGGTGGCTTTAGTTCGGATGGCTTTGGCTCGAATAGCAACAGTAGCAGTGGTGGAATGGGTAGTTTTAGTAGTGCACCCTCTATTGAAATGGATACTAAACCAATGGCTCCTAAAGCAca AAAACCTGTTTCACGCAATGCCCTCAAATTGGGCGGTAAAACAAAGGATGTGGATAGTTTTGTTGATCAATTGAAGTCGGAAGGTGAAAAGATTGCCAATTTAACTCCGGCCTCTGCAGGAGTTAGTGCTGCTGTGGCTTCAGCTAAAGCTAAAATTGTATCAGATATTCATACAGAAAGTGTACATTTGAAAATGGAAGATAAATTGGTGGTACGCATAGGACGTGATGGTGGTCTGCAACAATTTGAATTGTCCGGTCTGTTAACTTTACATATAACCGATGAAAATTTCGGACGCATTAAGGTACATTTGGAAAATAACGATGCACATGGCATACAATTGCAAACACATCCCAATGTTGATAAGGAACTATTCAAAACTCGCTCAATAATTGGCTTAAAGAATCCGGCTAAACCATTCCCCATGAACACCGATGTGGGTGTTTTGAAATGGCGTTATGTTACACAGGATGATGCTGCCATACCATTGACCA taaattgttGGCCTTCGGAAAATGGTGAAGGTGGCTGTGACGTTAATATTGAATATGAATTAGAGGCTCAACATTTGGAATTACAGGACGTTGCTATTATAATACCATTGCC cATGAATGTTCAACCATCTGTAGCAGAATACGATGGCACTTACAACTATGATGCACGCAAACACATTCTAACATGGAATATACCAGTTATTGATGCTGCCAATAAGTCGGGTTCAATGgagttcagttgtaattcatCTATTCCTGGAGATTTCTTCCCAGTTCAA gtTTCATTCGTCTCAAAAACTCCATATGCTGCCTTGAAAGCCAAGGATGTTGTTTTAGTGGACAACGATAGCAGTGTGAAACATTCAacagaaaatatactttttgttgataaatatgaaattgtttaa
- the LOC111686826 gene encoding uncharacterized protein LOC111686826 produces MEQQLEKVLNDINSQPETVGCLITNRQGLCLGAKGKINPKMSGIGMALSEQACKLEPNLNPPTIVLYSGNKRCIIQKDGEITGIIYKQSSN; encoded by the exons ATGGAACAAcaattagaaaaagttttaaatgatat taattCGCAGCCAGAAACTGTGGGCTGTCTAATAACAAATCGTCAGGGTCTTTGTTTAGGAG CTAAAGGTAAAATAAATCCCAAAATGTCAGGCATTGGTATGGCTTTATCGGAACAGGCTTGTAAATTGGAACCAAATCTAAATCCCCCCACAATTGTTTTGTACAGTGGGAACAA ACGTTGCATTATACAAAAAGATGGTGAAATTACTGgtattatatataaacaaagttCCAATTAG